The region CAAGGTCAGCGCCAAAAGCAATCTACTATGAGCGACGATCCCCCCCAGGGCTGCCGGTTTTACGGGCCGAGGGCGTTGAGTTGGCCAACAAGAAGCGAGAGCCCAGGGCGAGAAACAGAGTGACCCTCTTCCTTGAAACGGGTCCATAATATCCCTAACAGGCGATGGAGACGGAGCTTGTTCCATGACAGCACCACGCCATTGCCGTGACGTGAATAGAAATGATGTGCGGTTCTAGAATAGCGTCCTTGGTGATTTGAGGATGCAGGTACTGGCGCGCTCAGTGCTGAACCCCTCTGTTGATTTTGCAAGTCTCGTCTACTGTATTCTCCCGGGTTCTCCCCGGTTTAGGCTGCAGAAGATGGACAGGGGCATTGGTCTACTGCGGAGAAGACATTGGGCTGCAGTCATCCCTGACAGACCGGCCGTTTTCATGGATGATGTCTTGGAAGCCAAGGGGAGTGCCATTCATGTTCGAGTCATCAAGCCACCCTTCATGCAGCCCACAGAGTATTGACTGACTCCTGAAGCCGGTGTTGCTGAAGAGCAAGGAAAGTGATCGGCAGTTGAAATTGGGAGGAGGCGATGGACGAGACGTCGAAACATCCAGCCAAGGCGGATGAACAGCCTAATTCTTCCGGGTTAGTTTCAGGTGTCGCGATGGACCAtcttcttgttgatgcgtCGTATTCCGACTTATCCAGCATCCTGGTCCGATTGTACTGCTTCGCTTCTACGACTCTACAATTTGACACCAAAAAGGAACATGTCCAGCGAACACAACGGGCAGACTGTTGCGACTGCGCAGAAGATTGCGATGCCGCGAACCCGTTCGGATATTTTCCAatgtttttatttttgccTCTTCATTATTGTATAGACAGGAAAAGCCCCGACCAAGCCAGTCCCGTAAAAGAAGTCGGAATATGCAGGTCATCCAGCACAGCTGTATTTCTGCCGTCTCTCGGCACACATCTACTGAGCCAGATGCCAGAACGTTCAATCCTCCAATGCTAAGGCGGATATTGGCGATTCCGGTGCCGGCCCACAAAAGTATCCATCCCCATGCCACATTGATTTCCTCAAGACGGTCGATGGGTAATCAAGCTCCGGAAATATCCCATGAACCATTCTCAAGACGACTCCATCTTCCGTTCATCCGTGAATGAGGTGTTTACagagccttcttcttgtcaccCTTGGACACGTCGACAACCTTGAGAGCTGTAGTAATAACAAAGGTCAGTATGTACTCTCTCAATCAATCATGTGCCGCGCTGCATTCCACCCTTCTCCGACCCCGCTATACGGTACAAATGATATATCCTGCGGAACGTGCCGGGCAGGCGGAGCAGCGGGCGATGACAATGACGCACCTGGGGGCAGGCTCTGCTTGAGCTTGTCGGCCTTGTCGGTGTCCTTCAGGACAAGGGAGTAGACGAAGCGCTGGCAGCGGACCTTGAACTTGATCTGCTGAGACTGACGGTTGCGCTTGATGCGGGCAGCTAATGAGTCATTCCTGATTAGCCATCAATTCATCCTCCCATCTCTCCGAGGTCGGGTGGTCCGCCgtggaagctggagaaagcTCGAGCTTGAAGTTCCGGGGTATAAACGTACAGGACGCATCATTGCGGCGGCAGATCTCAATGAACTGCTTGATGTCGGAGACTTCGCGAGGCATGGTGGGCAAAGGTGATTGGCGACGTAGGTGGGATAATCGTCAAGAGTCTTTGGATAGGAAAGGAAGCAAGCTCAATCGCGGTCTCGAAGTCCGAGAGCCCCGACAGCTGGGCCCGTTGTGTGGGATCTTCCCAATCGGGCTAGGGCTGCGATGACGAAGCCCTTAGTGCTCTGGTAAGGTTGGAGACATAATTACTCAGCATAACCTTATGCAGGCTATGTATTTCCCGAAATAACACGTGATCTGGATTTCCGGTGGCGTGTGGCGGTGCGGCGGCTAGGTAACAGCGTCACGGGCTTGATCGTGCCATGCTATAGGACGGTCTGGTTGAATACATACCAGGTGTCCTGACGCATTCCTAGTTTGCAATTTCTCTACTCCTTCAACATACAAGAAAGTCGGATTTGGAAGTATTTGAAAATGCCTACACCGCTGGATCGTGCAATGCATTCCAAAGTAAGTATTCTATGTAGACTTTCATCACTGTAACAAATACTAATAACAAAACATTTAGAACCTCTTCCTAGGTATGCTTCGTCCAGCCAGTGTGAGTGAAGCCCGTCCACTAACATTCACCAGGTTTTGCAGGTATGGTcacggcagcggcggcatGGGCAATTTGGGGCAATGAGATATTTCCTGCCGAATCTGATCCAAAAGGAGGCGAGTGCCTGCACCTGTATGCCACCAAATAAGACTAACCCTTAACAAGACCCCGCAAATTGGACACTTGAGGAAATGCGGCGATGGCTCCGTGCTGTATG is a window of Aspergillus puulaauensis MK2 DNA, chromosome 4, nearly complete sequence DNA encoding:
- a CDS encoding Ish1 domain-containing protein (COG:S;~EggNog:ENOG410PS7F;~InterPro:IPR018803;~PFAM:PF10281); translation: MPTPLDRAMHSKNLFLGFAGMVTAAAAWAIWGNEIFPAESDPKGDPANWTLEEMRRWLRARGLMPDHKATREELLERIRANLRQPPKSS
- the RPL38 gene encoding 60S ribosomal protein eL38 (BUSCO:EOG09265OQH;~COG:J;~EggNog:ENOG410PR4N;~InterPro:IPR002675,IPR038464;~PFAM:PF01781;~go_component: GO:0005840 - ribosome [Evidence IEA];~go_function: GO:0003735 - structural constituent of ribosome [Evidence IEA];~go_process: GO:0006412 - translation [Evidence IEA]) — translated: MPREVSDIKQFIEICRRNDASSARIKRNRQSQQIKFKVRCQRFVYSLVLKDTDKADKLKQSLPPALKVVDVSKGDKKKAL